A single genomic interval of Vicugna pacos chromosome 34, VicPac4, whole genome shotgun sequence harbors:
- the SSPN gene encoding sarcospan isoform X2: MLCVSYQVDERTCIQFAMKLLYFVLSAFGLVVCVLAVAFAAHHYAQLTQFTCGTTLDSCQCKLPSSEPLSRTFVYRDVTDCASITGTFKLFLLIQMIMNLVCGLVCLLACFVMWKHRYQVFYVGVRICSPTPSESQQQKV; this comes from the exons ATGCTTTGTGTCTCGTATCAAGTTGACGAACGGACATGTATCCAGTTTGCCATGAAA CTGCTCTACTTTGTGCTGAGCGCCTTTGGCCTGGTGGTCTGCGTGCTGGCCGTGGCGTTTGCCGCCCACCACTATGCACAGCTCACACAGTTTACCTGCGGGACCACGCTCGACTCCTGCCAGTGCAAACTGCCCTCCTCTGAGCCCCTCAGCAGGACCTTCGTGTACCGGGATGTGACCGACTGTGCCAGCATCACCGGCACTTTCAAACTGTTCTTGCTCATCCAGATGATTATGAACTTGGTCTGCGGTCTTGTGTGCTTGTTAGCCTGCTTTGTGATGTGGAAACACAGATACCAGGTCTTTTACGTGGGTGTCAGGATATGTTCCCCGACACCCTCTGAAAGTCAGCAGCAAAAGGTCTAA